The Plasmodium berghei ANKA genome assembly, chromosome: 12 region ttattatttcaacTCCGGGTAgattaaaacatattttaaggATTTTTCAAAACACTAATATTGAATtggataatatatttttttttcaaaaattaaattctaacaaaataaaaatatcttatttaaaaatagtgaatcttttattaaaaaaactaatTATAGATGAAGTAGATGCATTGTTAGATGAACAATTTAAAGATCAAATGAATATTAtctttaatttattaataaatccAAATGTTCAGATATTAGCTTATAGTTCTACATTTAGAGAAATTACAATTGACACTTTTAAAAGGATGGTAACATCTATAGATATTAGttatattgataaaatgaaaaatttatataatcaaaCTAGCGAACTAATTAAGAATAAGCACGATTCGATTAAAAACAATCCAGTTTTAGCTAgcgaagaaaataataaaaatgtactaaaaaattatacaagTGTAGAGATAGACAACTCATATTCCAAACAAACctttcaaaataataatattaaacaaaatttagATGACAAAAGTTGTGAAGGTAATATACTAACTAAACAATGCATTAAAACAGcgattaaaaaaaaaaaaaaaaaaaaaaaaaaaaaaaatataaatataaatataaaagaaatagaaaaaaacatactaaatcaacaaaatttaaaatattttattattgaaaaaatgaaaaaagaaaaagaaaaaatagatatatattcttcaaGAAAGAGACAATTCAAAATATGTCAAACATGTACATCAGTAATTTTAATTcaagaaaatgaaacaaaCAAGATTTCCAAATTAGATTCACCaatattaatgaatataaaacattGCTTCATTACTATTaacaatgaaaatatgaacaaacatgaagaattaaaatataaattaaaagtattacataaaataataaaagaaataaaatttgaacAATGctttctttttataaataatgctTATGAAGGTTTACAAATAActaaaatgatgaaaaaatataatatagattGTTATTATACAAGTTCTAAAGTTGAGCATAATGAGAGAATACAaagttttaataaattaaaaaaaaatacaatgaAAATTGTTATATGTACTGATGTTATGAGTCGAGGAATAGATAATATTGTTTGCGATCTTGTTATTAACTTTGATATACCACATagtaaagaaatatatattcatagaTCAGGAAGATGCGGACGATATGGAAATAAAGGCCTTTGCATAAGCTTGTGTAATTATACtgattataattatttatattattttaaatatactctaaaattaaatgtatatgatttttattacttatCATCTTCTCAAAATTCAACAAAATGTTTCCTTACAAATGTAGCTAACAACCAAATTGACAATAAACTAACTTGCACATATACATCCAAACAAGTttgtaattatattaacaataaaatagatTCATATAAAGATAAAACAATTTGTAATACATTTCCTATAAATAATAGTGATGACTCTGAATGGAGTGCATTTAACTTTTATTCAAATTCggatattttaaaaaatataattggaGAAAATGATTTTAATAAAGTAGACAAAACAGAAAGAAACAAACTGGatgaaaaagaatataaagaaaaaaattttgttaaaataattataaaaggATTTTActcaaaatttattaacactttaaaaaatttcaatataagagatgaaaatatatatttaaaaatatactttaaaaaattattaacaaaatttaaaataataaaaaatgagattagttactttttttattttccaaatgataacatacatttttttaaaagtataaatataattgaaCATAAATccaatttaatattatattttacttttaaaaaaaaaataaaaatatattatacaacCTACTTGGATAGATTAAAAGCAATGACCAatatgaaagaaaaaaaatatcgtTATACAAACTTTTGTATGCTCTTTTTTTGCAATTCAAATAGCTATATGGTcttgaaaatttattatacctttcttttcttttttaaacatTATCAATATCCTCTTAAGGATTCGCTTGCTTCGATGCCATTTATGTGTgcaaatataaagaaaataaaaaataaaaaaaacaaacaaattgAAACAAACAAACTTATGAACAAAGAAGAAACCAACTTTGAGCGATTTAACTACTCATCAGACAGCTTTTTGCTTCTTTATGATGAAATTAGTAAATGggataaaaaagaaaaacaattttttgatCATAAAAGTGGGTATAATagtgataaaaattatgacaATGATGGAATTATTTGCATGAACAAGCAAGGTAAAATAATAGCAAAAGGGAATGAATATGATATTAggttttttttacaatttatattttcttcaaacaaaaaaaaaaaacgaaaatatattattacagatatggagaaaaatataa contains the following coding sequences:
- a CDS encoding DNA helicase PSH3, putative codes for the protein MSELKLRLSDLNKLLNDSEKNEKEKEKEKEKEKEKEKEKGFQELNVPKEVINSLKQMNIIYPSSIQYITIKEAIQKQDLIIQSKNGTGKSTSICIILISHIIKRIHKNIAKKKFQYFLNNDKDKNCYENIKNENIMNNNLGISTNDNYCENIFLFSLYFYGVVLVPTRELCVQINDVINKISENLIIKKSKQLNSINEFEEANIIDNHLENNYILKIKSIILYGGTDVYDNIKKLFLTFPQIIISTPGRLKHILRIFQNTNIELDNIFFFQKLNSNKIKISYLKIVNLLLKKLIIDEVDALLDEQFKDQMNIIFNLLINPNVQILAYSSTFREITIDTFKRMVTSIDISYIDKMKNLYNQTSELIKNKHDSIKNNPVLASEENNKNVLKNYTSVEIDNSYSKQTFQNNNIKQNLDDKSCEGNILTKQCIKTAIKKKKKKKKKKNININIKEIEKNILNQQNLKYFIIEKMKKEKEKIDIYSSRKRQFKICQTCTSVILIQENETNKISKLDSPILMNIKHCFITINNENMNKHEELKYKLKVLHKIIKEIKFEQCFLFINNAYEGLQITKMMKKYNIDCYYTSSKVEHNERIQSFNKLKKNTMKIVICTDVMSRGIDNIVCDLVINFDIPHSKEIYIHRSGRCGRYGNKGLCISLCNYTDYNYLYYFKYTLKLNVYDFYYLSSSQNSTKCFLTNVANNQIDNKLTCTYTSKQVCNYINNKIDSYKDKTICNTFPINNSDDSEWSAFNFYSNSDILKNIIGENDFNKVDKTERNKLDEKEYKEKNFVKIIIKGFYSKFINTLKNFNIRDENIYLKIYFKKLLTKFKIIKNEISYFFYFPNDNIHFFKSINIIEHKSNLILYFTFKKKIKIYYTTYLDRLKAMTNMKEKKYRYTNFCMLFFCNSNSYMVLKIYYTFLFFFKHYQYPLKDSLASMPFMCANIKKIKNKKNKQIETNKLMNKEETNFERFNYSSDSFLLLYDEISKWDKKEKQFFDHKSGYNSDKNYDNDGIICMNKQGKIIAKGNEYDIRFFLQFIFSSNKKKKRKYIITDMEKNINDKEYSSDNIDYNILNKTENVAFNTLLFEDVLNIVNISKYEKKRLAYFSSQCNKIQCVNNEKKIIANLNRLINFQIFLNLNYNENSNLLKSVFLQNHMQLCKGF